From one Magnetofaba australis IT-1 genomic stretch:
- a CDS encoding response regulator: MSGGSVLRGGSGKSAQVSRVWFRSGLAMIALLFVLLILFFLNARSVSDAEHARFISRHSQLVERVGRLNEALLKTRFHMAAHYDLLTDASADLERFSRRYADLYKDAWGEGFTRAWTVYDTLLQGQLQRVEAFKTHNAIVANSRAHFPDIVDEALDYFANRGDDDLMESLLRELMAELLIYDATTIGANRLDAGELLVRLQREADAGGPASVKALEPVRRHVTLLLTHGQTVDKLFRQLTDGAMGYALDGCMAQFRKRYQALRQAAEIYNRATWMAAVVMLMLVAMVTLRLRAAREAHRETMQQLDFQKRALDEHAIVSIADANGNITYANEKFLQVSEYTLEELLGRNHRVVKSERHSDEFFTAMWTTISSGRVWHGEIMNRSKSGRHYWVSSTIVPFVGADGKPFQYVSIRTDITRRKEAENKLTSQSHFLATITSSMGEGVYALDAEGDCTFLNPTAERLLGWRFLEMKGRNLHEAAHYQDSVGEPLSYEACAIRQSILQGRTFRSEDESFTDRAGRLFPVSVVSTPLRERGKIVGSVAVFSDITRRKEQEQELLKAKQEAEWATQAKSEFLANMSHEIRTPMNAIIGMSHLAQKTELTAKQRDYVDKIHGAANHLLQIINDILDFSKIEAGKLDIEMIPFRLDELLENLSALVTLKAREKGLEFLIDCDSELPETMVGDPLRLNQVLLNLINNAIKFTQQGEVVLSLRPVDLNSERLVAQFDVRDSGIGMSAEQMARLFQSFSQADSSITRNYGGTGLGLAISKQLCEMLGGDIWVESVEGEGSTFHFTMVFGLLEQQESPARRLRRSIEAGLELLVVDDSATAREILHAIADSLSFRVSEVESGDAALKLIAQRDAAGQPFRAVLVDWKMPVMDGAEVARRIASMTLRESPAVIMVSAEDLSELRSALEGVKVDAMLAKPVTASTLLDAALDAFGRRAPQTPEWGAGALTPVDASGSALRGQRILLVEDNAVNQQIAQELLEDVGCVVTLANNGQEGVDAVAAHEFDVVLMDVQMPVMDGYEATRRIRANSAYAQLPILAMTANVMVGDRERSMEVGMNDHVSKPIDPSRLYAAIARALKLEPDTANKPAPTTQGEAPRDPLLDAGFDGVDIAKGLSGMGGKGRLYRTVLSRFADDHAQDLSDLTQRLRDGERVAAERLAHTLKGICGGISHGRLFELCAQLEARIAQGDPLEALEGTIAQAQGEMTPLVASIREFLATERAEQGESEEAEPAEVFDAVAFGKRLEALKTALDSRNPKKSKAAAVELEKMALPDALHEPVSEALADLKRYRFRQALEKLHAIEAPSAPSAEG; encoded by the coding sequence ATGAGCGGCGGCTCCGTGTTGCGCGGTGGCTCGGGCAAAAGCGCTCAAGTTTCGCGCGTCTGGTTCCGCAGCGGTTTGGCGATGATAGCGCTGCTTTTCGTGCTGCTGATTCTGTTTTTTCTCAATGCGCGCAGCGTCAGCGATGCCGAACACGCCCGCTTTATCAGTCGACATAGTCAGTTGGTGGAACGGGTCGGACGGTTGAACGAAGCGCTGCTGAAAACGCGCTTTCACATGGCTGCGCACTACGACCTGTTGACCGATGCCAGCGCTGATCTTGAGCGCTTCAGTCGCCGTTACGCCGATCTCTATAAAGACGCTTGGGGCGAGGGTTTTACCCGCGCTTGGACGGTGTATGACACCCTCCTGCAGGGGCAACTGCAGCGCGTTGAGGCGTTCAAAACCCATAACGCCATCGTGGCCAACTCACGGGCGCACTTCCCCGATATCGTAGATGAAGCGCTGGATTATTTCGCCAATCGCGGCGATGACGATCTGATGGAGTCGCTGCTGCGCGAATTAATGGCGGAGTTGCTGATCTACGACGCCACCACCATCGGGGCCAACCGGTTGGATGCCGGTGAACTGCTGGTGCGTCTACAGCGGGAAGCCGATGCTGGCGGCCCGGCGTCGGTGAAGGCGCTGGAGCCGGTGCGGCGACACGTGACATTGCTGCTGACCCATGGTCAAACGGTGGATAAGCTGTTCCGGCAGTTGACTGACGGCGCCATGGGCTATGCCCTGGACGGTTGCATGGCGCAGTTCCGCAAGCGCTACCAGGCGTTGCGCCAAGCGGCGGAGATCTACAATCGCGCCACCTGGATGGCGGCGGTGGTGATGCTGATGTTGGTGGCGATGGTCACTCTGCGCCTGCGCGCTGCGCGCGAGGCGCATCGCGAGACGATGCAGCAACTCGATTTTCAAAAGCGCGCGCTGGACGAACACGCCATCGTCAGCATCGCCGACGCCAATGGCAATATCACCTACGCCAACGAGAAGTTCCTCCAGGTGAGTGAATACACGTTGGAGGAGCTGCTGGGCCGCAACCATCGGGTGGTGAAATCGGAGCGCCATTCAGACGAGTTCTTCACCGCCATGTGGACCACCATCAGCAGCGGGCGGGTGTGGCATGGGGAGATCATGAACCGCAGCAAAAGCGGGCGTCACTATTGGGTCTCCTCCACCATCGTGCCGTTTGTGGGCGCCGATGGCAAACCGTTCCAATACGTCTCCATCCGCACCGATATCACACGGCGCAAAGAGGCGGAGAATAAACTGACTTCGCAGAGCCACTTTTTGGCCACCATCACCAGCAGTATGGGCGAGGGGGTCTACGCGCTGGACGCCGAGGGCGATTGCACCTTCCTCAACCCCACCGCCGAGCGGCTGTTGGGCTGGCGCTTTTTGGAGATGAAGGGGCGCAATCTGCATGAGGCGGCGCACTATCAGGACTCTGTGGGAGAGCCGCTGAGTTATGAAGCCTGCGCCATTCGGCAGAGCATTCTGCAAGGGCGCACGTTCCGCTCGGAAGATGAGAGCTTTACAGACCGCGCCGGACGTCTGTTCCCGGTTTCGGTGGTCTCCACGCCGCTGCGCGAGCGCGGCAAGATCGTCGGTTCGGTGGCGGTCTTCTCCGACATCACGCGGCGCAAGGAGCAGGAGCAGGAGTTGCTCAAGGCCAAGCAGGAGGCGGAGTGGGCGACCCAGGCCAAGAGTGAATTTCTGGCCAATATGAGCCATGAGATCCGCACCCCCATGAACGCCATCATCGGCATGAGCCACCTGGCGCAGAAAACCGAGTTGACCGCCAAACAGCGCGACTATGTGGACAAAATCCACGGCGCGGCCAACCATCTGTTGCAGATCATCAACGATATCCTCGACTTCTCCAAAATTGAGGCGGGCAAGCTGGATATCGAGATGATCCCGTTCCGCCTGGATGAGCTGCTGGAGAATCTGTCGGCGCTGGTGACCTTGAAAGCGCGTGAGAAGGGGCTGGAGTTCCTCATCGACTGCGACTCGGAGTTGCCGGAGACCATGGTGGGCGATCCGCTGCGTTTGAATCAGGTGCTGCTGAATCTGATCAACAATGCGATCAAATTCACCCAGCAGGGGGAGGTGGTGCTGAGTCTGCGCCCGGTGGATCTGAACAGCGAGCGCTTGGTGGCGCAGTTCGATGTGCGCGATTCGGGCATCGGCATGAGCGCCGAGCAGATGGCGCGCCTGTTCCAGTCGTTCAGTCAAGCGGACTCCTCCATCACCCGCAACTACGGCGGCACTGGTTTGGGGCTGGCCATCAGCAAGCAGTTGTGCGAAATGCTGGGCGGCGATATCTGGGTGGAGAGCGTCGAGGGCGAGGGCAGCACGTTCCACTTCACCATGGTGTTTGGTCTGTTGGAGCAGCAGGAGTCGCCGGCGCGCCGACTGCGGCGCAGCATTGAGGCGGGGTTGGAGCTGCTAGTGGTGGATGATAGCGCCACTGCGCGGGAGATTCTGCACGCCATTGCCGATAGTCTGTCGTTCCGCGTGAGCGAAGTGGAGAGCGGCGATGCGGCGCTGAAGTTGATCGCCCAGCGCGATGCGGCGGGGCAACCGTTCCGCGCGGTGCTGGTGGATTGGAAAATGCCGGTGATGGATGGCGCGGAAGTGGCGCGCCGTATTGCCTCAATGACTCTGCGCGAATCTCCCGCGGTGATCATGGTCAGCGCAGAGGATTTGAGCGAGCTGCGCAGCGCGCTGGAAGGGGTGAAGGTGGACGCCATGCTGGCCAAGCCGGTGACCGCCTCGACGCTGCTGGATGCGGCGCTGGATGCGTTTGGTCGACGGGCTCCTCAGACGCCCGAGTGGGGCGCTGGCGCGCTGACTCCGGTGGATGCGAGCGGCTCGGCGCTGCGCGGGCAGCGCATATTGCTGGTGGAGGACAACGCCGTCAATCAGCAGATCGCCCAGGAGTTGTTGGAGGATGTGGGGTGTGTGGTGACGCTGGCCAATAACGGCCAAGAGGGCGTTGACGCGGTGGCGGCGCATGAATTTGACGTGGTGTTGATGGATGTGCAGATGCCGGTGATGGATGGTTATGAGGCCACGCGGCGCATTCGCGCCAATTCGGCGTATGCGCAGCTGCCTATTCTGGCCATGACCGCCAACGTCATGGTGGGGGATCGTGAACGCTCCATGGAGGTGGGCATGAACGATCATGTCTCCAAGCCCATCGACCCGAGCCGCCTGTATGCCGCCATTGCGCGCGCGCTGAAATTGGAGCCGGATACAGCGAATAAGCCTGCGCCAACGACGCAGGGTGAGGCCCCGCGCGATCCGCTCTTGGACGCCGGGTTCGATGGCGTGGATATCGCCAAAGGGCTGTCGGGCATGGGCGGCAAGGGGCGGCTCTACCGCACGGTGTTATCGCGCTTTGCCGATGATCATGCGCAGGATCTGAGCGATTTGACCCAGCGCCTGCGCGATGGCGAGCGGGTGGCGGCCGAGCGCCTGGCGCACACTCTCAAGGGTATCTGCGGCGGTATCTCCCATGGGCGCCTGTTTGAGTTGTGCGCGCAGTTGGAGGCGCGCATTGCCCAGGGCGATCCACTGGAGGCGCTGGAGGGGACAATTGCTCAAGCCCAAGGCGAGATGACGCCGTTGGTGGCTTCCATCCGGGAATTCCTGGCAACAGAGCGCGCCGAACAAGGGGAATCTGAAGAGGCAGAGCCTGCGGAGGTGTTCGACGCCGTTGCATTCGGTAAGCGTTTGGAAGCGCTCAAGACCGCGCTGGATAGCCGTAATCCGAAGAAGAGCAAAGCGGCGGCGGTGGAGTTGGAGAAGATGGCGCTGCCGGATGCTCTGCATGAGCCGGTGAGCGAGGCGTTGGCGGACCTGAAACGCTATCGATTCCGTCAGGCGTTGGAGAAGCTGCACGCTATTGAAGCGCCGTCTGCACCCTCTGCTGAGGGGTGA
- a CDS encoding cryptochrome/photolyase family protein, with amino-acid sequence MAGDTLRIVWLRQDLRLTDNPALFEAARRGAILPLYILDEVNSGAAAPGAASRWGLHHALDALNADLDGRLMLLRGDPLVLLPQLVEKMGAVGVYWNRCYEPWRMARDAALKERLRASGVEARSFNGSLMWEPWRLLKPDGDPYRVFTAFYRTAAQRAHAPVAPLPTPERLQSTPLSADSLPLAALNLLPAIRWDRKMASHWRWGEAAAQEQLADFLDQNLRGYPDGRDQLAQSATSKLSAALCYGALSPRQIWWATLHCADATGAGEAFRRQLAWREFHHNLLYHNPQMPQRALQPKFEQFPWREDADALARWRRGETGIPLVDAGMRELWATGYMHNRARMVVGSFLVKNLLLDWRAGARWFQECLVDFDLANNSGGWQWVAGCGVDAAPYFRVFNPVAQGQRFDATGDYVRRWVPELAGVATRWLFNPWEGPKPLGYPPPMVDLKASRERALAAFKGLPKPAAE; translated from the coding sequence ATGGCTGGCGATACGCTGCGCATTGTCTGGTTGCGGCAGGATTTGCGGCTGACGGACAACCCGGCGCTGTTTGAGGCGGCGCGGCGCGGCGCGATTCTGCCGCTCTACATTCTCGATGAGGTGAACTCGGGCGCTGCGGCGCCGGGGGCGGCCAGCCGTTGGGGGCTGCATCATGCCCTGGATGCGCTGAACGCGGATTTGGACGGGCGTTTGATGCTGCTGCGCGGCGATCCGCTGGTTCTGCTACCGCAATTGGTCGAGAAGATGGGCGCTGTTGGCGTCTATTGGAATCGCTGCTATGAGCCGTGGCGCATGGCGCGGGATGCGGCGCTTAAGGAGCGTTTGCGCGCCAGTGGCGTAGAGGCGCGCAGCTTCAATGGTTCGCTGATGTGGGAGCCGTGGCGTCTGCTCAAACCCGATGGCGATCCGTATCGCGTATTTACCGCCTTCTACCGCACCGCGGCGCAGCGCGCCCATGCCCCAGTCGCGCCGTTGCCGACTCCGGAGCGGCTCCAATCTACACCCCTATCCGCTGACTCTCTTCCTCTTGCTGCGTTGAACCTCCTGCCTGCGATCCGCTGGGATCGGAAAATGGCCTCCCATTGGCGTTGGGGGGAGGCGGCGGCGCAGGAGCAACTGGCTGATTTTCTCGATCAGAATCTGCGTGGTTATCCGGATGGGCGAGATCAACTGGCGCAATCGGCCACCTCCAAACTCTCTGCTGCGTTGTGTTATGGAGCGCTCTCGCCGCGTCAGATTTGGTGGGCGACGCTGCATTGCGCCGATGCCACTGGGGCGGGGGAGGCGTTCCGGCGGCAATTGGCATGGCGCGAGTTCCATCACAATCTGCTGTATCACAATCCACAGATGCCGCAGCGGGCGTTGCAGCCCAAGTTCGAACAGTTCCCCTGGCGCGAGGACGCCGATGCGCTGGCGCGCTGGCGGCGGGGCGAGACGGGAATTCCGCTGGTTGATGCGGGGATGCGCGAGCTGTGGGCGACAGGCTACATGCACAACCGGGCGCGTATGGTGGTGGGCTCTTTCCTGGTGAAAAATCTGCTGCTGGATTGGCGTGCGGGGGCGCGTTGGTTTCAGGAGTGTTTGGTGGATTTCGATTTGGCCAACAATAGCGGCGGCTGGCAATGGGTGGCGGGGTGTGGGGTGGATGCGGCGCCGTATTTCCGCGTATTCAATCCGGTGGCGCAGGGGCAGCGATTTGATGCGACGGGGGATTATGTGCGGCGTTGGGTTCCGGAGTTGGCGGGGGTGGCGACGCGATGGCTGTTCAATCCGTGGGAGGGGCCGAAGCCGTTGGGATATCCGCCGCCGATGGTGGATTTGAAGGCGAGCCGAGAGCGGGCGTTGGCGGCATTCAAGGGGTTGCCGAAGCCAGCTGCGGAGTAA
- a CDS encoding ligand-binding protein SH3: MMQLIPGFPTDGVVTINRVIIKPQYDIDDLQEKVAELCENVKTYHSDTGFVGGFVALNSGQISNEGSRIGQPVESPNKGREALIITFWESYAEHEASHRSDTFQPLFQKVLDLCENGNEEIAYDMLWSGRAYNDEEAKQAKAMKQRYEAA, encoded by the coding sequence ATCATGCAACTGATTCCCGGTTTCCCCACCGACGGTGTGGTCACCATCAACCGGGTGATCATCAAACCGCAATACGATATCGACGACCTGCAGGAAAAAGTCGCCGAACTGTGCGAAAACGTGAAAACCTACCATAGCGACACCGGCTTCGTGGGCGGTTTCGTGGCCCTCAACAGCGGACAAATCTCCAATGAAGGCAGCCGCATCGGTCAGCCGGTGGAGAGTCCCAACAAAGGGCGCGAGGCGCTGATCATCACCTTCTGGGAGTCCTATGCGGAGCACGAGGCGTCGCATCGCAGCGACACCTTCCAACCCCTGTTCCAGAAGGTGTTGGATCTGTGCGAAAACGGTAATGAAGAGATCGCCTACGATATGTTGTGGTCCGGTCGCGCCTACAACGATGAAGAGGCCAAACAGGCCAAGGCGATGAAACAGCGGTATGAAGCGGCCTAA